Genomic DNA from Phycisphaerales bacterium AB-hyl4:
GGCGGCCTTTCTAGCTTATTACGCCGAGCACAAGTACGACACGACTGGCCCTTACGCGGGCATCCCGGAGTTGCTTGACAGCCTGGTTGAGCGTGATGTGAAACTGGCGGTGCTCAGCAACAAGCCGAACCCGGCGACGCAGGAAGTGGTTGCGACGCTGTTCAGCCGATGGCCTTGGGAGGCGGTGGCGGGCGCGAAGCCGGGCGTACCGTTGAAGCCCGATGCGGGGGCGGCGCTGGCGGTAGCGGACGAGTTGGGCATCGTCCCCGAGCGGTGGGTTTACGTCGGCGACACGCGGGTGGACATGCTGGCGGGCAAGTCAGCGGGCATGTACACGGTCGGCGTCACATGGGGGTTTCGGGACGAGGCCGAGCTCCGCGAGCACGGAGCAGACGCGATTATCCATCATCCATCACAATTGCCAGCAGCCATCGATCAAATGAGTATTGAAGGGGGCGTCTGACACGTACTCCCCCGGGACGACTCCAGCGGCCGGCGGCGGCCTGGATGTGACGCGTGCGCTTTGACAGTCTATTATCATATCGCCATGCCAGAACCCACGATCACACCCAGCGATGCCCGGCCAATGCTCCAGCCCGTCGGCAGCACGCCGCCATAATTGACGCTCGGCCCGAAGCGCCGACGCTTCTCCCTCGGCTCCGTTTGAGTGTGCCTCATTCATTCACGTACGCGATCCCTCTCGCATAGTTGACCGGGATCGCGACGACCGTTCCGCGACTGTTATCCTCGTTCCGAAAAATTCCAGATGAAGATCATCGACGAAATCAACCGTCGGCGAACGTTTGCGATCATCTCGCACCCGGACGCCGGCAAGACGACCCTGACCGAAAAGCTGCTGCTCTATGGCGGCGCGGTGCAACTGGCCGGCTCGGTCACGTCGCGCAAGAACCAGCGGGCCACCACCAGCGACTGGATGGAACTCGAACGCAAGCGTGGCATCTCGGTCAGCTCGACCGTGCTCCAGTTCGACTATGCGGGCCATCGCATCAACCTGCTGGACACGCCCGGACATAAAGACTTTTCCGAAGACACGTATCGCGTGCTCACGGCGGTGGACGCGGCGGTCATGGTCATCGACGCGGGCAAGGGCATCGAAGCCGAGACACGCAAGCTTTTTGAAGTCTGCCGGCAGCGCGGCGTGCCGATCTTCACGTTCATGAACAAGCTTGACCGCCCGACGCGCGACCCGTTGGAGTTGATGGACGAACTGGAAAGCGTGCTCGGTATTCATGCTTATGCGATGAACTGGCCGCTGGGTACAGGGCCCGACTTCAAAGGCATCTATGATCGCCAGGCAAGCGAAGCGCACCTGTTCGAACGCACGCAACACGGCAGCTACCGCGCGCCCGAAGAGGTCGGCGATATCGATCACCCGCTGATCCGTGATCGCCTGGAAGGTGACGTTCGGGAGCAGGTACGCGAAGAGCTCGCCATGCTTGATGAAGCAGGCGCGGCCTTTGATGTTGAGGCAGTGCGCGACGGCAAGCTGACGCCGGTCTTTTTCGGCAGCGCCATGAATAACTTTGGCGTACAACTGCTGCTGGACAGTTTCCTCGAATACGCGCCCGCTCCGGGGCGTCGCATGGCCGAGTGCGGCCCGATCGAACCGACGCACCCGACCTTTTCCGGCTTCATCTTCAAGATTCAAGCAAATATGGACCCGAGGCATCGGGATCGTATTGCCTTCGTGCGGGTTGTTTCGGGCAAGTTCACGCGTGAGATGACTGTCACGCATGCGCAGACCGGCCGACGGGCGCGTCTTTCCAATGCACAGGCGTTGTTCGGCCGTGAGCGAGAAACCATTGAAGAAGCGTTCCCCGGTGATGTCGTCGGCGTCGTCGGCGGCCGAGACTTCGGGATCGGCGCGACCCTCACGGAAGACCCGGCCATCGTCTACCACGAGATCCCCCGCTTCCCGCCCGAGTGCTTTGCCTATCTGCACAACCCGAACCCGTCCCAGTACAAGCGATTTGACCAGGGCGTTCAGCAGTTGCTTCAGGAAGGTGTGGTGCAATGCTTCGAGCTGCCGCAACGTCGACAGAAGGTGGCGCTGCTGGCAGCGGTGGGGCCATTGCAGTTTGAGATCGTGAAGTATCGGCTTGAAAGCGAGTACGGGGCCGAGGCACGTTTGGAGAGTGCGCCGTGGTCGATGGTGCGATGGTTTGCCCAGTCGATGGACGCCGAATCGCTGGCGAAGCTGTACCTGCCCGGCGGCGTGGAGCACGCGGTCGACACCCGCGGCGAGCCGGCCCTGCTGTTCGCCGACGACTGGCAAGTGCGCTACTTTAATGAACGTAATGCTGATGTGACGCTTTCATAAACCCATGCAATGCCACGCGAGCAACCGCAATGCCATACACTCTGACAAAGTCAACGCGTATTACGCTATTTGCCCTCGGCATCGCGACCATTTTGTTGTCGCTGTTGCCGTGGTTTGCCTGGAGCGAACGATCACGCCGACTTCTTTATGCAGAAGAGGCGGGGCTGTTGGAAGTCGCCAGCGCGGTACTCTGGCTGGGACTGGCGGCGAGCTTGTTCATCATTTTTCGGCCGACCAACTGGCGGGTGACCGCCGCGGCGGTGGTCTGTCTGTTCGCTGCGGCCCGTGAAGCCAGTTGGCATGATCGATTCACGGGTTACAGCGTGATGAAGATCGGCTATTACCTCGATCCGAGCTATCCCTTTGCCCAACGGCTGCTGTTCGCCGTGGCGATCGCGGTTGGCGTGGCTTGTATCGTGATCGTAGGCCTTACGCTTTTTCGTCATCTTCGTGAGAATCCCACTGGCCAGGCGGCCTGGGTGCAACACCTGCTGCTCGTTCTGGTCGTGGGCGTCACCGCCAAGGTGCTCGATCGGTCGCCTGCGATCATTGAAGATGCCACCGGCGTTGCGCTGCCGACGTTGCTGGCTCAGATCATGCACGCATGGGAAGAGGGACTGGAAATGCTTTTGCCTGTGCTGTTGTTTATCGCCGCTTTGTTGTTCGTGCGAGCCCGAATGCTTGAATCGGCATCGGTCGCACACGCGGTAAACGGTTGCCGCGACAGCCAATGACACGGGGACATTGCCTCGCATCATTTCATTGCTGCACATTGTTTATCAAGAGGCGATCAGGTGCGCAGTTCGGCCGGCGCTTCGGAAAACACGCTATCCGGCGGCGCGTCGAGTGCGTTATTGCACTCGGCCAAGGGTGTTCGTCGATGCTTGCGGAACGAACCAGGCGTAGTGCCCATGTATCGACGGAACGCTTTGCCGAAGGCGGCGTCCGTGTCGTAGCCGACCGCTTGGGCGACGAGGCTGATTGTCTCACCCTGAAGCAGGAGGTGGGACGCTTTTTTCATGCGCCACGCCGTGACGTAGCGTAACGGCGGCTCGCCGACGAGCTCGCTGAACTGCGCAGCGAAGGCGGAGCGCGACATGGCAACCGACTCGGCGAGCATGGCGACGCTCCAGTTTTTTTCCGGTGACTCGTGGATCAGTCGAAGCGCTTCGCCGACCTTCGGATCTGTCAGCGCCCGCAGCCAGCCCGACGCCCGGCAGCCGTGCGAGGTGCAGCCCGTGATGTAGGCCCGCACCGCGTGCACGAAGAGAATGTCGGTCAACCGATTCACCACGGTCTCCGATCCCGGCAGATTCGACGCGCTTTCCGACGCAATGAACTGCAGTGTGGACTGAAGCCAACGCACTTCCGCGCCACCTTCGTTGGATTGCAGATGAATGATCGGCGGGAGGCTATCCAGCAGCGGGTTTCGGCCGCCGTCCTCAAACTCAAAGCAACCCCAGATCATCGAGGTGGACGCACCACCGCCGCCGATGTTGAGCATTTTGGTCTTGTCACACTGTGTTCGGCCGATTTCATCGAGTGGCGTAAGCACACTGCCCATTGCATCGCGAAAGCTGTGCAACTTGCCATGCGGCAGGCAAATGAAGTCACCGCCAGCCATGGGAACCGGTTCGGCCAAGCCGTCCATTTCAAGCCAGCAACTGCCGCGTGAGATGACGTAGAACGCGGCGTGGCTCCACGCTTCGGGGACGGTAATTCCCCATGGCGCAGTGAATTCCGCGCGGCCGTAGCAGTGGCTGCGCACGCGAACAGTCTGCATCACGTCGGTCAACACATCCATAAAAAACCTCTCACGAAAGACGAATGGACGCAAAATATGGACGATCACCGTCTATTAATCTTCTGCGTTGGGTGTATTGTAGATCAACAGTCAGGAGAGACCAACATGAATCTTACGCAATCATCGGAATCGTCGGCCGTCCGACGTCGGGTCGGACATGCTGTTCACGCCAGCCGCGGCCTCATCGGGTCGGGAGTGCTGCTGGTGGTTTTCGCGGCGACCGCCGGCTCGCTGGCCGCGTGGAAGTATGCCTCGCTTCAGGCCGCCGCCGCCTCGATCGATCAGCCCGAGCCAGTGGAACTGATCAGCGTTGCGGTCGCGACGGAGTATGTGCATCACCCGATGACCACGTCGATCGGCACGGTGCGGGCGCTGCGTTCGATCACTCTCCGCAACGAAGTGCCCGGCACGGTGGCTCGCGTCGGCCTGACGCCGGGCCAGGTGGTCGACGCGGGCACGCTGCTGGTGGCGATGGACGTGTCGGTCGAACAGGCGGAATTGCGCGCCAGGCAGGCTCAGGCCAATCTGGCGCAGACCCAACTCGATCGCGTCCAGCGGGCGCTGAAAAGCCAGGCCGTGTCCGAAACGGAACTCGACCGGGCGCGAGCAGAGCGCGACGTTGCGCTGGCCGAGGTTGCTCGCCTCGAAGCGATTATTAACCGGAAGACCATTCGCGCGCCGTTCCGCGCACGCGTGGGCATGGTCGATCTGCATCCGGGCCAGTACCTCGAGGCGGGCAGTCGGCTGACGACGTTGCAGGGCGTTGACGAGGCGCTGCATATCGACTTTTCCGTGGCGCAGCGCGTCGCGGCCAAGTTAAGCGAGGGCGATCGTATCCCGGTCGACATCGGCGGCGGCGAGGCCATCGACGCGACCGTCATCGCTATCGATGCCAGGGTTGATCCGGCGACACGCAACGCAATGGTGCGAGCACGCATCGACGCGACGGGCAAGGCGATCCGGCCGGGAGCGTCGGTGCGTGTGCATGTACCAGCGGGCGTCGCGCGGCAGGGTGTCAACGTGCCGATCAGCGCGCTGAGACGTGGCCCGGAGGGGGATCACGTGTACGTCGTGCCCGATGTCGGCGACGTGGCCGAAATGCGCGCCGAGCGGCGAATGGTGCAGGCCGGTGCGATGGTCGGCGATGCCGTCGTGGTCAGCGCCGGGCTCGCGGC
This window encodes:
- a CDS encoding peptide chain release factor 3; protein product: MKIIDEINRRRTFAIISHPDAGKTTLTEKLLLYGGAVQLAGSVTSRKNQRATTSDWMELERKRGISVSSTVLQFDYAGHRINLLDTPGHKDFSEDTYRVLTAVDAAVMVIDAGKGIEAETRKLFEVCRQRGVPIFTFMNKLDRPTRDPLELMDELESVLGIHAYAMNWPLGTGPDFKGIYDRQASEAHLFERTQHGSYRAPEEVGDIDHPLIRDRLEGDVREQVREELAMLDEAGAAFDVEAVRDGKLTPVFFGSAMNNFGVQLLLDSFLEYAPAPGRRMAECGPIEPTHPTFSGFIFKIQANMDPRHRDRIAFVRVVSGKFTREMTVTHAQTGRRARLSNAQALFGRERETIEEAFPGDVVGVVGGRDFGIGATLTEDPAIVYHEIPRFPPECFAYLHNPNPSQYKRFDQGVQQLLQEGVVQCFELPQRRQKVALLAAVGPLQFEIVKYRLESEYGAEARLESAPWSMVRWFAQSMDAESLAKLYLPGGVEHAVDTRGEPALLFADDWQVRYFNERNADVTLS
- a CDS encoding AraC family transcriptional regulator, encoding MDVLTDVMQTVRVRSHCYGRAEFTAPWGITVPEAWSHAAFYVISRGSCWLEMDGLAEPVPMAGGDFICLPHGKLHSFRDAMGSVLTPLDEIGRTQCDKTKMLNIGGGGASTSMIWGCFEFEDGGRNPLLDSLPPIIHLQSNEGGAEVRWLQSTLQFIASESASNLPGSETVVNRLTDILFVHAVRAYITGCTSHGCRASGWLRALTDPKVGEALRLIHESPEKNWSVAMLAESVAMSRSAFAAQFSELVGEPPLRYVTAWRMKKASHLLLQGETISLVAQAVGYDTDAAFGKAFRRYMGTTPGSFRKHRRTPLAECNNALDAPPDSVFSEAPAELRT
- a CDS encoding efflux RND transporter periplasmic adaptor subunit — protein: MNLTQSSESSAVRRRVGHAVHASRGLIGSGVLLVVFAATAGSLAAWKYASLQAAAASIDQPEPVELISVAVATEYVHHPMTTSIGTVRALRSITLRNEVPGTVARVGLTPGQVVDAGTLLVAMDVSVEQAELRARQAQANLAQTQLDRVQRALKSQAVSETELDRARAERDVALAEVARLEAIINRKTIRAPFRARVGMVDLHPGQYLEAGSRLTTLQGVDEALHIDFSVAQRVAAKLSEGDRIPVDIGGGEAIDATVIAIDARVDPATRNAMVRARIDATGKAIRPGASVRVHVPAGVARQGVNVPISALRRGPEGDHVYVVPDVGDVAEMRAERRMVQAGAMVGDAVVVSAGLAAGERVAASGSFKLYDGVRVDIADDQEPLANLAR